GTGCGGCCTGATGTTCTGGGAGGAGCAGGCTTAGGTCAGCTGCTGTGCGCACCTCTGCGTGGCCTGTGGGGATCCCGCAATGGCTCAGGGCCCCACGCAGAGCTGTCTCTCTGCCCACACAACGGACATACAACCTGACACACGgaaacacagagacacagagaggcacATGTGACACTCAAAGACCCACACAAAAGCCACGCAGCAAAGCCTTTTGCCACAcgggcacacacacatacacacaggtgcCCATCCCTTCAAACCTTGGTGTTTGCCCAGACACACCTGTGTCAGAGACAGGGAACCTGCAGCTCCCCAACACACACCAGTCACCCCACACTAACCCAAGGTGTCACCAGCCAGCCTGGAggacttgggaggccaagtggagGTGGACAGTGGCCGCAGAGCAAAGGTCTTTGGTGGATACCACCCGACGTGAAGAGCCATGGCGCCCACCATGTCCACACACACAAGGGGACACGCACGTCTGTGCACCAGCTCCCCCATTCCTACACACGCATCACCCATCCCTGGGGCTCTGGAGGATGAGACCCCTCCTTCCAGACCAGGGCCTCCCTGAAGACCCAGAGGTGGCCCAGGAGTCCCCATGCCTGAGTGACCCACTGCTCATgtccatgaaaaagaaaaggaacttttTATATGAGGAATGGGAGCCCCCTTTAATTATGTGGCCCACAGAGGCACTGGAATGAAACAGCAGTCAATCCCATTCCCACTTGAGCTAAAGACCTCTTGAAGCCACACCCTTTGTGGGTTCCAAACTGACGCTAAGTAGACATAAAAAGCCATGCGCTGGACACCATAACTCTTGCCCTGTAGTCCAACAACTTATAGCCAGTCGCTAAGGTTCTCTCTGGAAAGCAATCAGAATTCTTGCTGACTTCGTATCAGCCCACTCCCTGTCCCCTTCAGTCTTTAAAAACTTGCTTGTGATAAGGCTGAATGAAGCACTCCCAGGGCAACTTGGTGTGTCCTGGGCAGCTCTCTCAGCCTTGGCCCAGACAAACTCTCTATATGAACTGTggttcagtttctttctttaggtTGACATCCACATTAGGGTAGCAGTGTTGCGGGGCTGGGGAAGCTGGTTCAGGTCAGATGTTGCAccaagggtgggagaaggggcctaGGTCCTGCATCAGCAGCCGGACAAGGCAGAGCAGCAGGTGTCCAAACCCAGGCCTGGCTTGCTCCTGCTGTGGctcacagcccccaccccacctggTAGACCCCGGAGCTGGCAACAGCGTTGCCCAGCTGGCCACAGCATGTATCATTATCACATGGGGCTGCCCTATATCCCCCAGTCTTCACACAGATGCCCTTCATGGACTGGGGGACTGAGGGCAGGAACACTGGTGAAACAGGCAGGCATCTTCACCCAGGTGGTTATCCCACTCCCGACCTCCTGGGGAGGTTAACAGTGACCGACCAGGCCCAGCCCCAGCTGGCTCCTGGCCACTCACTGCAGGCTCAGCTCCCACAATCTCCAGTCCCACCTCCAGCTCCTACCATTCCGAGGGACCTGGAGATCAGGGTGCCCTGTGCATGAGCAGCTCCGGGTTGTGGTCCGCCCCCCATGGCAGTGGCCTAAGCGCTTGTTGTCATTATTCACTTTATTAACTCCTGGCTTCTGGCTGGAAGGGACCACACAGACATGGCATGCAGCGGAGCCAATCCTGCCGGGGACTGAGGAAACAGATCCTGGAGAAAACCAGAGACTTTGCTGGCGCTTCAGGGGGACCCCACTTGGCTCAACGTCCCCCTCTCCCTCATAGCCAATCACTAACCAATGTTCTCTCTGGAAATCAGTCATAATTCCTAACCTAGTCAAAGCAGGGTCATCCCACACAGTCCAGCCACCCCGCAGGCAGCTAAAGAGTGCCTGGTGAAACGCAAGTCTGAGGGTGTCTGTGTCCCCAAGCCTTTCCGTGCCCCCTGCCACTCTTCGGACAAGCCCCCAGCAGCCTCTGTAATGAGCAGCCCCCGCCCTTGTCTCCTGTGCTGGCTTCTGCAGCCTGGCCACACCGGTCCTCTCGCCCCTCCACCTGACCTGATTCTGGCAGGGCCTTTGCAGAAGCCTTTCCTCCACCCCAACCCCTCCTATTAAAGCCTGTTCCTAGCCAGTTCAGCTGCAGCCACTAGAAGACCCCCAACCCCGGCCCAGCAGCTGGCCTGGGAGCCGGGAcagcgcagtctcggctcacggGCTGGGGACCGGGCAGCCCCGGGCGACCACGCAGGTCCAGATGGGGACTCTGGCTCCGACTGTCCTGGCCCAGAGGCTCTAGGGTGATCCTGTCTGTCTCACCCCGGGGGCGGGGAGGACGCGGACAGACCCCAGCGCCACTGCTCGGCCGCGGATAGTGCCTTAGACCTAGGTCCTGTAGGCTCTGGCCCGAGCCCCCTCCCTCTGGGGTAAGGCCGGTGACCGGGATAGTCCACCTCGCAGGCGCGCCGGCGCGGAGCCGGGACCGCAGCCCGCACTGACTCAGCGAGGGGTGGGATTCTCCATGGTCCTGCGATATCCAGGCGGCGAAGTCTCGCCTCTAGGGTCGCACGGCAGCAGGCAGGTGCTAGGCTGGGCTGAGCGAAACCCTCCTAGGAGCCTCCGCAGAGGGGCGGGGCCCCTCGCCTTCCGAATGACGGAGGGGGTGGGACGCGGGGCGGGGCAGGAGGCCGAGAGCGCCGCGCTCCAGACTGTCGTAAGAGGGGCGGGGCGCGCTGTGTTCGGGACTGTCGTAAAAGGGGCGGGCGCGCCGCGCTCGGGATGACGTGAAGCTGCGGGTGCTGTAGCTGTTGCCGGTGGCTAGCGGGCGTTCGCGCCATGGAGCGTTATGCGGGCGCCTTGGAGGAGGTGGCGGACGGTGCCCGGCAGCAGGAGCGACACTACCAGCTACTGTCCGCGCTGCAGAGCCTGGTGAAGGAGTTGCCCAGGTacgcgggcgggcgggcggcggcCTGCGGAGGCGGTGTCGGGTCCCTCCAGGGCTCACCACGCCCCCCTACCCCGCAGCTCCTTCCAGCAGCGCCTGTCCTACACCACGCTCAGCGACCTGGCCCTGGCGCTTCTCGACGGCACCGTGTTCGAAATCGTGCAGGGGCTACTGGAGATCCAGCACCTCACTGAAAAGAGCCTGTACAACCAGCGCCTGCGCCTACAGAACGAGCACCGAGGTGCGCGGGGCAGCGGGACGAGGTGCCTCCTCCTCGGGGTCCGCGCCTCCCGGCAGCTCTTGTTATCTGTGCAGATCGACTCCTTCCCTGGGAGTGTTCGGAAAAGGTCCCTGAGATTGACAAAACCCATGGGCGCGGAGACTGAGACAGCGCCTTTTTGGTGACCAATGGGTCCAActagttttattttcagttgctGCAGCCCCCACTTCTTAGCAGAAACTCCCCGCTCGGGCTTCCCTGTGCTCCATCCGCTTCCAGGCCGGATGGCCCTAGGCCTTGGTGCCTGGTTGGCCTGCAGGCAGACTCTGGTGGTGGCTCTGACTGGTTGCCCTTCGTAATTGGAGGTCTGTTGACAGCTGTGCAGCGCCCTTCAGGGTCAGTTCTCTCTCAGGCCTCGCAGGGCCTCATTCCAGTTGCACATCAAATTCCTAAGCACTGTCTCCTGTGGCGCCCTCCCAAACCCGAAGAGCTTCCCACTTGAGCCGCATGCTTGGTGGGCTTGGGAGTCCTTTCCTGCAAATTATATAGGCCAGGTCCCCCTGCACCATCAGATTTCAATCTTcgctattttatttttcccaaactGCTTTTAAAAGTTGAAACATTTAGAAAAGCTGAAAAGAGATTCTACTGCGTATGCTTGTGCTCGCCGCTGAAAGTTCAGTAGTGAACGTTCTGCTCTAGTGCTTGATATCCCAAAATGCATGCATGTGACAGCATAGCGTTTCACCTAGAGTCTTCAGCATTCCTAGAGACCAGGATTTTCAACCCAGCAATGTTGACATTTGTGGCTGGGTAAGTCTTTATGGTGAGATGCTGTCTTGTGCATTGCAGGATGGCAGGGGTACCCTCCCTAGTCTGGAAAACCAAGAATGCCTCCAGACAACCGGGGGGGTGGGGTCAACCTTGGCCTGGGATTGGGAGCAAGTTGTCTAGAACAAGAGCGGTCTCCTACACAGCTGCCGGGGGTAGTCCCCTGAGAAATTAACTGTTCCGGGTGTCTCCTGACTTTCAGTGCACGGCCACATCATGGTACCTAACTTGTGGCAAATTGTTGATTTATAAGTAAGGATCCAGTCCAAGTTCATGTGCTACAATTGGCTACTTTGGTCTCTTTGCTTCTGGAACAGTCCCCAGCATTTATTGTTGCATTGACTTTGTGTAGAGTCCAGGGCAAATGCCCTGCTCTGGATCTATCAGGTTGCTTCCTCGTGCATTTAACCTGCTTCTCCACTCTGTGGGTTTCCTGTACACTGGACTGCTGGTAGAAGCATGATTAGAAGCAGGTTTAATGTGGCAAAAATTCCTCCTAGCGGTGCAAGGCGCCCTTCCCCAGAAGGCAGGCGCTGTCCATCTGCTCCAGGATTCGTGTTTCTATCAAGAATGGATGTCGGATTTTGGTAGACCCCTTTTTGGCAGCTCGTGAGATGATCACATGGTGAATCATTTTCTATGACTACGGTGAATTACAATTACTTGAATTCCATCCTACTTGGTCGTGCTGTAGTATCCTCTTTATGtatgctggatttgatttgctaaaatcttgttaagaatttttttgtctatgtttatgacaaaatgtggtctatagtTTTCATGTAATATCATCTGGTTTGGGTATCAGGGTTTTTGCCAGCCTTATaggatgagtttggaagtgttctctcctcttcAGTTTTCCAGAAGAGTTTGTGTATAATTGGCATTACTTCTTCCTCTAAATGTTTGGGcgattgtctttttaaaattttttattgagcTGTAAGATGCATACAGTTTAATCCCAAGTGCATGGCTCACTATTCCTTAATGCTCAGACTGTGCCATGTGTGGCCAGTGGGGGGCGCTCCAGGCTCCTTTAGATGCCTCCCCATCATTCCGTGAgcacttccttgctttctggttCAGGTACATGTTCATGCtcatcttttcttgttttctccccGTCTCAGTCCTGGAATCTGCCATTTTTCCATAGAGCTGTGCTTCCTTCTAGCAGGATGGGGAGTTTCAGTAACTGCCTGGGCCCAGTGCTGTTTGTGCTTCAGGTTTGGGCCAGGCCCTGGTTCCAGCAGCAGCAGGCATGGCTGCGTTGActttctgcttctcctttctgATTTGGCAGGGGTGACTGGCTGCTCCTGCCTCCTTTGTGTTCCCTGGGCATGTCTAAGGCCAGGCCCCTTCTACACAGGCAGGCGGCGTGGCTCTCTTCTTGCCTTTTGGTTGCCTACCTAGTGGAATCTGGTAGTGGGCCTGGCACTTGTAGCAATGTTTGATCAGTAGAGTGAAGGAGGTGACATTTCCCTGCTTCCCTGTGTTATGGAAATGTCTTGAGGGAGCTTTTGGTTTGAAACGTATTTCATGTGATAAATGCCATCACTGAGGTGTGTACAGAATGCCAAGAAACAGGAGATTGGGGAAGGCTGCAGGCACAGCGGAAGCCAGGCTACCTGCAGGGGAGCCTCAGGGACCCTGGAGTTCCCTGGAAACTTGCCACCAGAGAAGAGCTGCAACATCAGGGCTCTTCCCAGGAACAGAGTGTTGGGTTTCGCATTTTCTTGTGACCAGGGACCCCTCCTTCCTGGGGAGCTGTAGCCGTTTCGCACTTACTGCAGTGGCGCCAGCTGCGGGGTGCTGCGTGTTTCATTTTCCCATGATGGTTTATGTCCCATGATTGCTTCCTCTGTACATTCTCTTCAGACTAGACAGTTTGCACACATCTGTGTTTGTGCACAGTTCAGCAGGGACCGTGGAACTTTGATTGGTGGCCGAGGGTGAGCCCCTCAAAGCCACACAGACTCCCTGGCCCAGAGCCGCACAGGCTTATGGTGCCCCAGGTTCATCCCAAATTTGGGCCTCCCAGGTCAGCTCACCCTTCTCTGTCTGGTGCTGTGCGGGGGCTGGGAGCTGCAGATGGGGGAGGGGCTGAGCACACCCCTGGTAGACAGAAGCCCCACACTCAGGCTCAGCGACCCTGCTGCTCCTGCTCCTTTCCCATACCTTTGTCTGAGGTGGTCTCTGACACTTGAGTAGATGTCCAGTGGCCTGTAGCCATGGGGGCCCTGAAGCCCTCAGACTGCAGCCTCCCTCCCACCCGCCTCCTCTAGCTGCCCTGGGTCTGGGGCTGCAGCTTTGGCCCCACCCCACCagtcttccccaccccaccctctttCAGTCCCCCGCACCTTCTGAAGTCCCCTGGAGACTTGCCATTGGAGGGCCCGGCCCTGGGTGAcagtggggtgggaggatggaggaggCCGGTGTCCCCAGTGCAGATACCCCTTTGGCCTGGCTGCTCTGCTGGGCTGGCAAGACAGGTGCCCATGGGTGAGGGCTGCTGCCGAGTCCCACCGCCTGCTGACCGGCTTTCATCCCTCCCAGTGCTCAGGCAGGCGCTGCGGCAGAAGCACCAGGAAGCCCAGCAGGCCTGCCGGCCCCACAACCTGCCTGTGCTTCAGGCAGCTCAGCAGCAAGAACTACAGGTATGGGGGGCACAGGCAGGTGGCCGGCCCAGGTCTCCTGTGGGTACCACCTGGCTCTGCTGACTGGGCTGAGCTGAAGGGGTGTGGGGGCCTCAGGTGTGGGTGGCTACTCTGGGCCTGAGTGGGCCACTGGAGGCCTAGTGAGTCCCACCAGGTGGTTCCTCCCTGAGGGTGCCAGGTGTGCTGGGGCTAGGTGGAGGGTGAGGGCCCACCGGTGCTCCCCTGGATAGCAGCTCCTCGTGGGTTGGGGCCTCCGCAGAGCAGGTGGCCTCGAGGGGGGTACAAGGGCAATGGTGGGGTGATGGGGCCAGCCAGGAAGGGGCCCATCCTTCTCCCAGGGAGCACAGGGACAACCAGAGACTGGCATGTAACCAACAAGCCGTGGGGCAGGGTGTGCCTGCGGAGATGTGTGTGGTCCCAAGGCAGCCCCAAGTTAGGGCATTCGTGGAAGCCCCTTAGGGCCCCCTTCAGGAGTTCACATGGCCGAGGAGAGGCCTGGGTGTGGCGAGGATGCATCGGTGGTGTCAGAGCTGGTGCCGCTGGGGACGGCAGCAGGAGCATGTGTTTGAGCTGCCCtccccctcctgccccaccccccacGGCAGGCAGTGGAACACCGGATCTGTGAGGAGCAGCGGGCGATGGATCGGAAGATCGTCCTGGAGCTGGACCGGAAGGTGGCTGACCAGCAGAGCACACTGGAGAAGGCAGGGGTGGCTGGCTTCTACGTGACCACCAACCCACAGGTCAGTGCCTGGGCCTGCTCTGCCCTAGCCCGAGCGCCCACGGGCCCCGCAGACCCCATTCCATCTGGGGTTTCGCCGCTGGTCCCTGGGGAGCCAGGTTCAGGGTATAGGGGGTGAAGTGGAAGGATTGAGACTCTGGAAAGGATTTCTCTGCCATTTCCAGCACGGAGGCCAGGCCCATTCCCTACAGGAGGGTGAGCTAGACAGCCACGGGGCACTGCCCACCCTCCCCAGGCCTGCTGTACCCCACAGGGCCCTCTTCTGCTCCCCTTCTGCTCCCCTCCCACATGCCATTCTGAGTGGCCCTGCTGGGGGCAGAGGCTCAGATTCCACCCCATCCTGGCAGGCCATGACCAGGCTTCACAGGATGGCTGCCCTGTGGGCTCACTGCTTGGCACCCTTGGGCCGGGGTGAAAGGGGCCCGGGGGTCACTCTGGCCTTCACGGTGCCCCTCTGTATCCCAGAAGCTGATGCGGCAGATGAACCTGCTGGAACTCATCCGGAAGCTGCAGCAGAGGGGCTGCCGGGCAGGGAAGGCAGCCCTGGGACTGGGAGGTCCTTGGCAGCCACCTGCTGCCCAGTATGACCAGAAAGGCAGCCCTGTCCCACCATAGCCACAGGCAGCAGAAGTCTGGGCAGTGTTCATCTTCTTGACTTTTGGCCACTGCCTTCCCAGCTGCCCACAGGGGTCCCCTGCTGAGGAGAGGCCCGGTGGAACCCGGCTGCCTGTCCTCCTTCGTCTGAGACTTGCTGCCAAACGCTAGGTTGGTCTCATAAAAGGCAGGCCGGCCCAGCCTGCTGCTCTCTGCTTCAGGGCCCGGCAGAGAGTGAGGCCGGGGGTTCTCACACCTTCTCACTCCACGGGGCACATCCCAGCCTGCACTGAGGGCCACCCGAGTGCTTGTTCTGGTCTCAGCCGCTCCATTGACAGCTACAGCCCCCACGCAGAAGAGGCTCCGAGGCCCAAGCTCTATATGACCCAGAGAAATAAAGATGCCTCAGTGTGGCCCGTGTGTGGCTTGTGTGACAGCTGCAGGTTCTGCCATAACCAGGGCCCCAGTAGggcccctgcctctgcctggggTCCCTTCCTGGGCTGTGTGCCCAGCCCACCACCCCTCCCCCTGCACGGAGACTGGAACCCTCCAGcctttcctgccccagccctggtcCCAGGATGCTGTCACTGCCATCTGCACAGGGCCCCCATCCAAGCCCCAGGGCATGAGGACCACATCCAGCCTGCTTTGTGGGGCTGGGGCTAGAGAGCATGGGAGAAGGCCTGGGGTGCAAGTGTGTGCCTGCCGCAGCCTGGTCAGTGTCCTGTGGGAACCACTAGGAGGCGCCTGATGCAGGTCACTGGGGTAGAGGACTCAGGGCGGCAGGTATGGCCTGAGGAGGAGCCCCGGGGGAAGGCATGCCAGGCCCACATAGAGAGCTTGGCCTCTGCATCTGCATGAGTCTCCTCCATGCTGGCCTGGGCCCATGGGCCCTACTGGGTCCTTGTGGAGTCAGGGTTGGGGGTGTCCAGGTCTGTGCAGGGCCCGGCCTCCAGAAACAGATGATGCTGGAAGCCAGAGTCTGCGGTGAGACTTCTCTGACCCTGTCTGAGCCACTCCCTCTTTGCTGCCCAGAGCTGACCCTGTGTGAGGGCAAGGGCTGTCAGCTGCAGGAACAGTGGTTTATTGGCCAGGCAGGGCCTCCCCAGCCCGGCCTCTGCTCCCCTAGGGGCTCGGGCTGTGTGGGCTGGCCCTGGCAGGAGGCGGACAATCCTCTAGGTCCGAGGACATGGGGGTCACAGAGGTGGGGGCCTTGGGCCCACACATCCAGGGAGAGTTCCCAACAGTTCCCAGCGGCTATCCCAGGCAGGTAGCAGGTTCGGCCCACACCCGAGTGCCCAGaccctgggcagggctgggaggcaCCTGACCCCACCTCCAGCAGCTCTGCAAGTGTGGAGTGAAAAAAGGTGACTCTGTGAGGATGGGGTTGGCTGCAGCTGTGGTGACGGCCTGGGGTGGGGGCGAGGGGGCCTGGAGGCCGAGGGTGGGCTGGTGGGTGCTAGGCAGGGCGACGGAAGAGGCTGCCAGTTCGGAGCCGCCGCAAGAGCTCCAGCCACAGCAGCTGCCGCTCCCGACGGGCACCCTTCATGAGGCTGCTGTTCTCCAGGGCGCGGCGGGACAAGTAGGGCAGCACCTCCATCACAGGGCCGTAGGGCACATACTTGTACACAGGGTAGCCAGCCTGGCCTGCAAGGGGGCAGATACACCATGAGGTCCAG
This window of the Rhinopithecus roxellana isolate Shanxi Qingling chromosome 13, ASM756505v1, whole genome shotgun sequence genome carries:
- the DGCR6 gene encoding protein DGCR6, with the protein product MERYAGALEEVADGARQQERHYQLLSALQSLVKELPSSFQQRLSYTTLSDLALALLDGTVFEIVQGLLEIQHLTEKSLYNQRLRLQNEHRVLRQALRQKHQEAQQACRPHNLPVLQAAQQQELQAVEHRICEEQRAMDRKIVLELDRKVADQQSTLEKAGVAGFYVTTNPQKLMRQMNLLELIRKLQQRGCRAGKAALGLGGPWQPPAAQYDQKGSPVPP